The following are encoded together in the Mesoterricola sediminis genome:
- a CDS encoding ABC transporter ATP-binding protein, whose protein sequence is MAQVQPILELRGVQKSFDRGTGVPLRVLEDINLDIRPNEVICLIGPSGCGKSTIMRIFAGLIEPTTGQVRYRGRRQAGLNPNVSIVFQGFALYPWMTVEANVENVLVAKGLPPAEVKERTNRAIRMVGLEGFEEAYPRELSGGMKQRVGMARALSVDPEILFMDEPFSQVDALTAEGLRAEILDIWDDRERNPSSILMVSHDIKEVAYMADRVVVLSANPGRIRTIVDNPLSRPRDTRSPEFLRLVDQLHDIITSAELPDIQVSTVEPSMESDIVEPLPGAQNADMLGLLELLETLGGSCDLFQVVSHTHVPFEKVLTTVKGLEMLELVDTPKRSVELTALGRRFVQGGMDERKLIWRDQLMELKLFRVVQEMLELREGVLAREELIQEIASRLPMEDPEVTFETIVAWGRFGELFAYRKERGVLTFE, encoded by the coding sequence ATGGCCCAGGTCCAGCCCATCCTCGAACTCCGCGGCGTCCAGAAGTCCTTCGACCGAGGCACCGGCGTGCCCCTGCGCGTCCTGGAGGACATCAACCTCGACATCCGCCCCAACGAGGTGATCTGCCTCATCGGCCCCTCGGGCTGCGGCAAGTCCACCATCATGCGCATCTTCGCCGGCCTCATCGAGCCCACCACGGGCCAGGTCCGGTACCGGGGCCGCCGCCAGGCCGGCCTCAACCCCAACGTCTCCATCGTCTTCCAGGGCTTCGCCCTCTACCCCTGGATGACCGTCGAGGCCAACGTGGAGAACGTCCTCGTCGCCAAGGGCCTCCCGCCCGCGGAGGTCAAGGAGCGCACGAACCGGGCCATCCGCATGGTCGGCCTCGAGGGCTTCGAGGAGGCCTACCCCCGCGAGCTCTCCGGCGGCATGAAGCAGCGCGTGGGCATGGCCCGCGCCCTGTCGGTGGATCCGGAGATCCTCTTCATGGACGAGCCCTTCAGCCAGGTGGACGCCCTCACCGCCGAGGGCCTCCGGGCCGAGATCCTGGACATCTGGGACGACCGGGAGCGCAACCCCTCCTCCATCCTCATGGTGAGCCACGACATCAAGGAAGTGGCCTACATGGCGGACCGGGTCGTCGTGCTCTCCGCCAACCCGGGCCGCATCCGCACCATCGTCGACAACCCCCTGTCCCGCCCCCGCGACACCCGCAGCCCCGAGTTCCTGCGGCTGGTGGACCAGCTCCACGACATCATCACCAGCGCCGAGCTCCCCGACATCCAGGTCAGCACCGTGGAGCCCTCCATGGAGTCCGACATCGTCGAGCCGCTCCCCGGCGCGCAGAACGCCGACATGCTCGGCCTCCTGGAGCTCCTGGAGACCCTGGGCGGCTCCTGCGACCTCTTCCAGGTGGTCTCCCACACCCACGTGCCCTTCGAGAAGGTGCTCACCACGGTGAAGGGCCTGGAGATGCTGGAGCTGGTGGACACCCCCAAGCGCAGCGTCGAGCTGACCGCCCTGGGCCGCCGCTTCGTGCAGGGCGGCATGGACGAGCGCAAGCTGATCTGGCGCGACCAGCTCATGGAGCTCAAGCTCTTCCGGGTCGTCCAGGAGATGCTGGAGCTGCGCGAGGGCGTCCTCGCCCGCGAGGAGCTGATCCAGGAGATCGCCAGCCGCCTCCCCATGGAGGACCCGGAGGTGACCTTCGAGACCATCGTGGCCTGGGGCCGGTTCGGCGAGCTCTTCGCCTACCGCAAGGAGCGCGGCGTCCTCACCTTCGAGTAG
- a CDS encoding response regulator, with protein sequence MAKIAIVDDSRLARTFTATVLRRLGHEVEEIDPASIFEVVRMLKEVGPDLLVMDFLMPNCPGMSLARVCREEAALAGMRILVITAHHDEEVATRLTQMGVAGILYKPVEAAGLAEQVGELLG encoded by the coding sequence ATGGCCAAGATCGCGATCGTGGACGACAGCCGCCTGGCCCGGACCTTCACGGCCACCGTCCTGCGCCGGCTCGGGCACGAGGTGGAGGAGATCGACCCGGCGAGCATCTTCGAGGTCGTCCGGATGCTCAAGGAGGTCGGTCCGGACCTCCTGGTGATGGACTTCCTCATGCCCAACTGCCCGGGCATGAGCCTGGCGCGGGTCTGCCGGGAGGAGGCGGCCCTGGCGGGCATGCGCATCCTCGTCATCACGGCCCACCACGACGAGGAGGTGGCCACCCGGCTGACCCAGATGGGCGTGGCGGGGATCCTGTACAAGCCCGTGGAGGCCGCCGGCCTCGCGGAGCAGGTCGGCGAGCTCCTGGGCTGA
- a CDS encoding NADH:flavin oxidoreductase/NADH oxidase, with product MARLFEPLQLREVVLPNRIAVSPMCQYSAVAGLPNDWHLVHLGGLAQGGAGLVITEAAAVAPEGRISGADLGLWNGAQAEALARINAFVASQGAVPGVQLAHAGRKAGSGAPWLGGGVPPASWTGVAPSPLPFDTDWPVPRALDAEGLRGVAAAFRDAAGRALDAGFRVVEVHAAHGYLLHQFLSPLTNRREDAYGGSLEGRSRLLREVVAAVRTVWPERLPLFVRLSCTDWVEGGWDPEASVELARWLKPLGVDLVDCSSGGLVPRAAIPAGPGYQVPFAARIRREAGLPTGAVGLITGAAQAEAILEAGEADLVLLGRELLRNPRWPLAAARELGAVVPWPAQYARGSREPVPLRG from the coding sequence ATGGCCAGACTCTTCGAGCCCCTCCAGCTCCGGGAGGTCGTCCTCCCCAACCGCATCGCCGTCTCCCCCATGTGCCAGTACTCGGCCGTGGCGGGCCTCCCCAACGACTGGCACCTGGTCCACCTGGGCGGCCTGGCCCAGGGGGGGGCGGGGCTCGTGATCACCGAGGCGGCCGCCGTGGCCCCGGAAGGGCGCATCAGCGGGGCGGACCTGGGCCTCTGGAACGGCGCCCAGGCCGAGGCCCTGGCCCGCATCAACGCCTTCGTGGCGTCCCAGGGCGCCGTGCCCGGCGTCCAGCTGGCCCACGCGGGCCGGAAGGCCGGCTCCGGGGCGCCCTGGCTGGGCGGCGGGGTCCCGCCCGCCTCCTGGACGGGCGTGGCTCCCAGCCCGCTCCCCTTCGACACGGACTGGCCCGTGCCCCGGGCCCTGGACGCGGAGGGCCTCCGCGGCGTCGCCGCGGCCTTCCGGGACGCCGCGGGCCGGGCCCTGGACGCGGGCTTCCGGGTCGTGGAAGTGCACGCCGCCCACGGCTACCTGCTGCACCAGTTCCTGTCGCCCCTCACCAACCGGCGCGAGGACGCCTACGGTGGGAGCCTGGAGGGGCGGAGCCGCCTCCTGCGGGAGGTGGTGGCCGCCGTCCGGACCGTGTGGCCCGAGCGGCTGCCCCTCTTCGTGCGGCTCTCCTGCACGGATTGGGTGGAGGGCGGCTGGGACCCGGAGGCCAGCGTGGAGCTGGCCCGCTGGCTGAAACCCCTGGGCGTGGACCTGGTGGACTGCTCCTCGGGGGGCCTCGTCCCCCGCGCGGCGATCCCCGCGGGCCCCGGCTACCAGGTTCCCTTCGCCGCCCGCATCCGGCGCGAGGCCGGCCTGCCCACGGGCGCCGTCGGCCTCATCACCGGCGCCGCCCAGGCCGAGGCCATCCTGGAGGCCGGCGAGGCCGACCTCGTCCTCCTGGGCCGGGAGCTCCTCCGCAACCCCCGCTGGCCCCTGGCCGCGGCCCGGGAGCTGGGGGCAGTCGTGCCCTGGCCCGCCCAGTACGCCCGCGGCAGCCGCGAACCGGTCCCCCTCCGCGGCTAG
- a CDS encoding HD domain-containing protein, with the protein MSDLNGRLAFIQEAERLKNVLRSAHTSQGRRESTAEHTWRLCLMALVFADRLEPVNLERVLKLCVVHDLGEAIHGDVPAVALHLAAGKSDQERADLEVLTATLPEGVRTELLALWEEYEAGLTPEAKAVKALDKLETIIQHNQGDNPEDFDYAFNLDYGRRYTAADPLFAEIRALVDADTRRRAEASGQLPA; encoded by the coding sequence ATGAGTGATTTGAACGGACGCCTCGCCTTCATCCAGGAGGCCGAGCGCCTCAAGAACGTCCTGCGCTCGGCGCACACCTCCCAGGGACGGCGGGAGAGCACGGCGGAACACACCTGGCGGCTCTGCCTCATGGCCCTCGTCTTCGCCGACCGGCTGGAGCCCGTGAACCTGGAGCGCGTCCTCAAGCTCTGCGTCGTGCACGACCTGGGCGAGGCCATCCACGGGGATGTCCCCGCGGTGGCGCTGCATCTGGCGGCCGGCAAGTCCGACCAGGAGCGGGCGGACCTGGAGGTCCTGACCGCGACCCTGCCCGAGGGGGTGCGGACCGAGCTCCTGGCCCTGTGGGAGGAGTACGAGGCCGGCCTGACCCCCGAGGCCAAGGCCGTGAAGGCCCTGGACAAGCTGGAGACGATCATCCAGCACAACCAGGGGGACAACCCCGAGGACTTCGACTACGCCTTCAACCTGGACTACGGCCGGCGCTACACGGCCGCGGACCCCCTCTTCGCGGAGATCCGCGCCCTGGTCGACGCCGACACCCGGCGCCGGGCCGAGGCCTCCGGGCAGTTGCCCGCCTAG
- a CDS encoding class I SAM-dependent DNA methyltransferase, producing MSFANTYADAVRAEAYAQLQFPGTYHLAFRDLPALLGPGRGRALDFGCGAGRSTRFLRALGFQAEGADCSEAMLAQARLRDGEGTYLRVPDGDLSLLAPGRYARILCAFTFDNVRPEAKPALFRQLAGLLAPGGRLLNLVSSEALYRLEWASFSTAGFPGNRAARPGDLVYTVMKDVPDARPVPDVFCPEAQYQALYAGAGLARVAVHRPLGRPEEPFPWISERLEAPWRIDVLARPEAGAAPALGRVWGLAGGPC from the coding sequence ATGTCCTTCGCCAACACCTACGCGGACGCCGTCCGCGCCGAAGCGTACGCCCAGCTGCAGTTCCCGGGCACCTACCACCTGGCCTTCCGGGACCTGCCCGCCCTTCTGGGGCCCGGCCGGGGCCGGGCCCTGGACTTCGGGTGCGGGGCGGGGCGCTCCACCCGCTTCCTGCGCGCCCTGGGCTTCCAGGCCGAGGGCGCCGACTGCTCGGAAGCCATGCTGGCCCAGGCCCGGCTCCGGGACGGGGAGGGCACGTACCTCCGGGTCCCGGACGGGGACCTGTCCCTGCTCGCCCCCGGGCGCTACGCGCGGATCCTCTGCGCCTTCACCTTCGACAATGTCCGCCCGGAGGCCAAGCCCGCCCTGTTCCGCCAGCTGGCGGGGCTCCTGGCGCCGGGGGGCCGCCTCCTCAACCTGGTCAGCTCGGAGGCCCTCTACCGCCTGGAGTGGGCCTCCTTCTCCACCGCGGGCTTCCCCGGGAACCGCGCGGCGCGGCCGGGGGACCTGGTCTACACCGTCATGAAGGACGTGCCCGACGCCCGGCCCGTTCCCGATGTGTTCTGCCCGGAGGCCCAGTACCAGGCCCTGTACGCGGGGGCGGGGCTGGCCCGGGTGGCCGTCCACCGGCCTTTGGGCCGGCCGGAGGAGCCCTTCCCCTGGATCAGCGAGCGCCTGGAGGCGCCCTGGCGCATCGATGTGCTGGCGCGGCCGGAGGCCGGGGCGGCGCCGGCGCTCGGCCGGGTGTGGGGCCTCGCCGGGGGGCCCTGCTGA
- a CDS encoding aminotransferase-like domain-containing protein, with the protein MLLAIKEDGGPKGKQVVTQVQALIARGALKPGEALPSTRLLAEQLGLHRSTVAAAYQDLWAQGCLDLRPGAQPRVRPRGGLIPAPPAGAPGFPWEARLADLGRLPRRPVRPEGAISFADFTMDPRLMPVAAFERSLRSVLRRRGPEVLAYGDPQGQPGFRALLAARMAQHGVAAAPEEILVTHGSQQALELVLRGVARPGDAVLVETPTYNQFLRLLGLLGLRALAVPEGPGGPDFAALEALVRRERPALAYVMPSFRNPTGRSLDPAQRERLLALCGAAGLPILEDGFTEEMKYFGRAIQPLKALDRSGLVIYAGTFSKILFPGLRLGWIAAPEPCVAGLTALRAAGELGPPPLLQEGLEDFIRLGRFDQHLARLHRCFRRRMDAALAALRRHLDPAWAAWEAPAGGYLLWLRLTGFDPALDLEAALARHGVAVRDGRSFFPCPAEGPRWVRLSISTLDEAEIARGIERLAVGLRALRGT; encoded by the coding sequence ATGCTGCTGGCCATCAAGGAGGACGGGGGACCCAAGGGGAAGCAGGTCGTCACCCAGGTCCAGGCCCTGATCGCCCGGGGCGCGCTCAAGCCGGGGGAGGCCCTGCCTTCCACCCGGCTCCTGGCCGAACAGCTGGGCCTGCACCGGAGCACGGTGGCGGCGGCCTACCAGGACCTGTGGGCCCAGGGCTGCCTGGACCTCCGGCCCGGCGCCCAGCCCCGGGTTCGTCCCCGCGGCGGCCTGATACCCGCCCCCCCGGCGGGGGCGCCGGGCTTCCCCTGGGAGGCGCGCCTGGCCGACCTCGGGCGCCTGCCGCGGCGCCCCGTCCGGCCGGAGGGAGCGATCTCCTTCGCGGACTTCACCATGGACCCGCGCCTCATGCCGGTGGCGGCCTTCGAACGTTCGCTCCGCTCCGTGCTCCGGCGCCGGGGGCCCGAGGTGCTGGCCTACGGGGACCCCCAGGGACAGCCGGGCTTCCGGGCCTTGCTGGCGGCCCGCATGGCCCAGCACGGGGTGGCGGCGGCCCCGGAGGAGATCCTCGTCACCCACGGCTCGCAGCAGGCCCTGGAGCTGGTCCTGCGCGGCGTCGCCCGGCCCGGCGACGCCGTCCTGGTGGAGACCCCCACCTACAACCAGTTCCTCCGGCTCCTGGGCCTCCTGGGGCTGCGGGCCCTGGCCGTGCCGGAAGGCCCCGGGGGGCCGGACTTCGCGGCCCTGGAGGCCCTGGTGCGCCGGGAGCGGCCCGCCCTGGCCTACGTGATGCCCAGTTTCCGCAACCCGACCGGCCGGAGCCTGGACCCGGCCCAGCGGGAGCGCCTGCTGGCGCTCTGCGGGGCGGCGGGCCTGCCCATCCTGGAGGACGGCTTCACGGAGGAGATGAAGTACTTCGGCCGGGCCATCCAGCCCCTCAAGGCCCTGGACCGGTCCGGCCTGGTGATCTACGCGGGCACCTTCTCCAAGATCCTTTTCCCGGGCCTGCGCCTGGGCTGGATCGCGGCTCCGGAGCCCTGCGTGGCCGGCCTCACCGCCCTGCGCGCCGCCGGGGAGCTGGGGCCGCCCCCCCTGCTCCAGGAGGGCCTCGAGGACTTCATCCGCCTGGGCCGGTTCGACCAGCACCTGGCCCGCCTCCACCGGTGCTTCCGGCGGCGCATGGACGCGGCCCTCGCGGCCCTCCGCCGCCACCTGGACCCCGCCTGGGCCGCCTGGGAGGCGCCCGCGGGGGGCTACCTGCTCTGGCTGCGCCTGACCGGGTTCGACCCGGCCCTGGACCTGGAGGCCGCCCTCGCCCGCCACGGGGTGGCCGTGCGGGACGGACGCAGCTTCTTCCCCTGCCCGGCTGAAGGTCCCCGCTGGGTGCGCCTTTCCATTTCCACCCTGGACGAGGCGGAAATCGCCCGGGGCATCGAACGCCTGGCCGTGGGCCTGCGGGCCCTCCGCGGAACCTGA
- a CDS encoding ferritin — MIAPAMQTAINAQINCEQASAQLYLAMAGHCASLSFKGFAHWLKVQAGEETAHADRLIQFLLDRGGRLELQTVPAPPQTFGGIIEVFEQVLQHEKGITARINDLFAAARDARDFATEIALQWYVTEQVEEEAKVSEIVDHLRAVGDKGGAIWYLDSKMGKRQA; from the coding sequence ATGATCGCTCCCGCCATGCAGACCGCCATCAACGCCCAGATCAACTGCGAACAGGCCTCGGCCCAGCTCTACCTCGCCATGGCCGGCCACTGCGCCTCCCTCAGCTTCAAGGGCTTCGCCCACTGGCTCAAGGTCCAGGCTGGCGAGGAAACGGCCCATGCCGACCGCCTCATCCAGTTCCTCCTCGACCGGGGGGGCCGCCTCGAACTCCAGACCGTCCCCGCCCCGCCCCAGACCTTCGGCGGCATCATCGAGGTCTTCGAGCAGGTGCTGCAGCATGAGAAGGGCATCACGGCCCGGATCAACGACCTCTTCGCCGCTGCCCGGGACGCCCGGGACTTCGCCACCGAGATCGCCCTGCAGTGGTACGTCACCGAGCAGGTCGAGGAGGAGGCCAAGGTCTCCGAGATCGTGGACCACCTCCGCGCCGTCGGCGACAAGGGCGGCGCCATCTGGTACCTCGATTCGAAGATGGGCAAGCGCCAGGCCTAG
- the acs gene encoding acetate--CoA ligase — protein MAPVPESESQFSSEVYPPSEAMRARAHLPSMEAYRALYDRSVREPEAFWEEQALTQLDWFHPFSKVREYDFEWGQVQWFLNGRLNACHNCVDRHASQRGTQTALIWESDTPGEGRSVDYRELQREVCRLANVLRHHGIRKGDRVAIYMPMILEAVYAMLACARIGAVHNVVFAGFSAESLRDRINDARCKAVITADEGIRGGKIIPLKRTVDEAVMACPTVKFVFVAQRTGNKIPFYPQRDVWLRPAMDAERPFCPIEHVDAEDTLFLLYTSGSTGKPKGVAHTTAGYLLHAALSHRYVFDYQPGDVYACVADIGWITGHSYVVYGPLCNGATTVLFESVPTFPDAGRYWEMVERLGITQFYTSPTAIRAVAREGDEFVKRHDRSSLRILGSVGEPINPEAWKWYHTQVGEGRCPVVDTWWQTETGGIMISPMPGATPLKPGSATFPFFGVEPVVLDEQGREIEGNGVTGLLAIRNPWPGMARTIQNDHQRFVETYLRPFMGYYITGDGCRRDEDGYYWITGRVDDVINVSGHRMGTAEVESALVTHPGCAEAAVVGFPHDIKGQGIFAYVILNAGWEEGQELIGELKNEVRHHIGPFATPDLILIAPGLPKTRSGKIMRRILRKIASEDYGELGDITTLADPTVVEALIEKRKSIR, from the coding sequence ATGGCCCCAGTCCCCGAGAGCGAATCCCAGTTCTCCAGCGAGGTGTACCCCCCCTCGGAGGCCATGCGGGCCCGGGCCCACCTGCCGTCCATGGAGGCCTACCGGGCGCTCTACGACCGCAGCGTGCGGGAACCCGAGGCCTTCTGGGAGGAGCAGGCCCTCACGCAGCTCGACTGGTTCCACCCCTTCAGCAAGGTCCGGGAGTACGACTTCGAGTGGGGCCAGGTGCAGTGGTTCCTCAATGGGCGCCTCAACGCCTGCCACAACTGCGTGGACCGCCACGCCTCGCAGCGGGGCACCCAGACCGCCCTCATCTGGGAGTCCGACACCCCCGGCGAGGGCCGGAGCGTGGACTACCGCGAGCTCCAGCGCGAGGTCTGCCGGCTGGCCAACGTGCTCCGGCACCACGGCATCCGGAAGGGGGACCGCGTCGCCATCTACATGCCCATGATCCTCGAGGCCGTCTACGCCATGCTGGCCTGCGCGCGGATCGGCGCCGTGCACAACGTGGTGTTCGCGGGGTTCTCGGCGGAGAGCCTGCGGGACCGCATCAACGACGCGCGCTGCAAGGCGGTGATCACCGCCGACGAGGGCATCCGCGGCGGGAAGATCATTCCCCTCAAGCGCACCGTGGACGAGGCCGTCATGGCCTGCCCCACCGTCAAGTTCGTCTTCGTGGCCCAGCGCACCGGCAACAAGATCCCCTTCTACCCCCAGCGGGACGTGTGGCTCCGCCCGGCCATGGACGCGGAGCGGCCCTTCTGCCCCATCGAGCACGTGGACGCCGAGGACACCCTCTTCCTGCTCTACACCTCCGGCAGCACGGGCAAGCCCAAGGGCGTCGCCCACACGACGGCGGGCTACCTCCTGCACGCGGCCCTTTCCCACCGCTACGTCTTCGACTACCAGCCCGGCGACGTCTACGCCTGCGTGGCGGACATCGGCTGGATCACGGGCCACTCCTACGTCGTGTACGGCCCCCTCTGCAACGGCGCCACGACGGTCCTCTTCGAGAGCGTGCCCACCTTCCCGGACGCGGGCCGCTACTGGGAGATGGTCGAGCGCCTGGGCATCACCCAGTTCTACACGTCCCCCACCGCCATCCGCGCCGTGGCCCGCGAGGGCGACGAATTCGTCAAGCGGCACGACCGCTCCTCCCTGCGCATCCTGGGCAGCGTCGGCGAGCCCATCAATCCCGAGGCGTGGAAGTGGTACCACACCCAGGTCGGAGAGGGGCGCTGCCCCGTCGTCGACACGTGGTGGCAGACGGAGACCGGCGGCATCATGATCAGCCCCATGCCGGGCGCCACGCCCCTGAAGCCCGGTTCGGCGACCTTCCCCTTCTTCGGGGTCGAGCCCGTCGTCCTGGACGAGCAGGGCCGGGAGATCGAGGGCAACGGCGTCACGGGGCTCCTGGCCATCCGGAACCCCTGGCCCGGCATGGCCCGCACGATCCAGAACGACCACCAGCGCTTCGTCGAGACCTACCTGAGGCCCTTCATGGGCTACTACATCACCGGGGACGGCTGCCGCCGGGACGAGGACGGCTACTACTGGATCACCGGGCGCGTCGACGATGTCATCAACGTCTCCGGCCACCGCATGGGCACCGCCGAGGTCGAGAGCGCCCTCGTCACCCACCCGGGCTGCGCCGAGGCCGCCGTCGTCGGCTTCCCCCACGACATCAAGGGCCAGGGCATCTTCGCCTACGTCATCCTCAACGCGGGATGGGAGGAGGGGCAGGAGCTCATCGGCGAGCTCAAGAACGAGGTCCGCCACCACATCGGCCCCTTCGCCACGCCCGACCTCATCCTCATCGCGCCTGGCCTCCCCAAGACGAGGAGCGGTAAGATCATGCGACGCATCCTGCGCAAGATCGCCTCCGAGGACTACGGGGAGCTGGGGGACATCACCACCCTGGCCGACCCGACGGTCGTCGAGGCCCTCATCGAGAAGAGGAAATCGATCAGATGA
- the glpK gene encoding glycerol kinase GlpK, with translation MSFVLALDQGTTSSRALLFDGEGAVRSVAQKEFAQHFPRPGWVEHDAREIWETQLATAREALAAAGARPRDVAAVGITNQRETTVLWDRATGEPLAPAIVWQDRRTAGLCEELRTRGLGPLFQERTGLVLDAYFSGTKLKWLLDEIPGARARAERGELAFGTIDAWLAWNLTGRHVTDPSNASRTLLFDIHRNRWDEELLGILDIPAAVLPAVADSSGPLGTIRPELFGGPLTLAGMAGDQQAATFGQACLEPGMAKNTYGTGCFMLMNTGDRPVLSRNRLLSTTLWKVGDRLDYALEGSVFMAGAAVQWLRDGLGIIATSAEVEPLARSVPDSGGVFHVPAFTGLGAPWWDPAARGAFFGLTRGSHKGHLARAVLESIAYQTADLLTAMEADSGIRLRELRVDGGASRNDLLMQFQADVLGVTVVRPRVTETTALGAAYLAGLAVGFWDTPEQLARNWRPEARFEPTLDATERSARLDRWHRAVARAKDWAD, from the coding sequence ATGAGCTTCGTCCTCGCCCTGGACCAGGGCACCACCAGCAGCCGCGCCCTCCTCTTCGACGGGGAGGGCGCTGTCCGTTCTGTCGCCCAGAAGGAGTTCGCGCAGCACTTTCCCCGGCCCGGCTGGGTGGAGCACGACGCGCGCGAGATCTGGGAGACCCAGCTCGCCACGGCCCGGGAGGCCCTGGCCGCAGCCGGCGCCCGGCCCCGGGACGTGGCCGCGGTGGGCATCACCAACCAGCGGGAGACCACGGTCCTCTGGGACCGCGCCACGGGCGAGCCCCTCGCCCCGGCCATCGTGTGGCAGGACCGGCGCACCGCGGGCCTCTGCGAGGAGCTGCGGACCCGCGGCCTGGGCCCCCTCTTCCAGGAGCGCACGGGCCTCGTCCTCGACGCCTACTTCTCCGGCACCAAGCTGAAGTGGCTGCTGGACGAGATCCCCGGCGCCCGGGCCCGGGCGGAGCGGGGCGAGCTGGCCTTCGGGACCATCGACGCGTGGCTGGCCTGGAACCTCACCGGCCGCCACGTCACGGATCCCAGCAACGCCTCGCGCACCCTCCTCTTCGACATCCACCGCAACCGGTGGGACGAGGAGCTGCTGGGCATCCTGGACATCCCCGCCGCGGTGCTGCCCGCCGTCGCCGACTCCAGCGGCCCCCTGGGCACCATCCGGCCCGAGCTCTTCGGCGGGCCCCTGACCCTGGCCGGCATGGCCGGGGACCAGCAGGCCGCGACCTTCGGCCAGGCCTGCCTGGAACCCGGCATGGCCAAGAACACCTACGGCACGGGCTGCTTCATGCTCATGAACACCGGGGACCGGCCGGTGCTGAGCCGGAACCGCCTCCTCAGCACCACCCTCTGGAAAGTGGGCGACCGCCTGGACTACGCCCTGGAGGGAAGCGTCTTCATGGCGGGGGCCGCCGTGCAGTGGCTGCGGGACGGCCTCGGCATCATCGCCACCTCCGCCGAGGTGGAGCCCCTGGCCCGCTCCGTCCCGGACAGCGGCGGCGTGTTCCACGTCCCCGCCTTCACCGGCCTGGGCGCGCCCTGGTGGGACCCCGCCGCGCGGGGGGCCTTCTTCGGGCTCACCCGGGGCAGCCACAAGGGGCACCTGGCCCGCGCGGTGCTGGAGAGCATCGCCTACCAGACCGCGGACCTGCTCACCGCCATGGAGGCGGATTCGGGCATCCGGCTGCGGGAGCTGCGGGTGGACGGGGGCGCCTCCCGGAACGACCTCCTCATGCAGTTCCAGGCCGATGTCCTCGGCGTCACCGTGGTGCGGCCCCGGGTCACCGAGACGACGGCCCTGGGCGCGGCCTACCTGGCCGGCCTCGCCGTGGGCTTCTGGGACACCCCCGAGCAGCTCGCCCGCAACTGGCGCCCCGAGGCCCGCTTCGAGCCGACCCTGGACGCCACCGAGCGCTCCGCCCGCCTGGACCGCTGGCACCGGGCCGTGGCGCGCGCCAAGGACTGGGCGGACTGA
- a CDS encoding ParD-like family protein, producing MGIVNLDDDLHDQVRKASAVACRSINAQAGYWIRIGMLCEMNPTLPYQELLARAFRAAGVEAPAAGAPL from the coding sequence ATGGGGATCGTGAACCTCGATGACGACCTGCACGACCAGGTGCGGAAGGCCAGCGCCGTCGCCTGCCGCTCCATCAATGCGCAGGCCGGGTACTGGATCCGCATCGGCATGCTGTGCGAAATGAACCCGACCCTGCCCTACCAGGAGCTCCTGGCGCGCGCCTTCCGGGCCGCGGGGGTCGAGGCGCCCGCGGCCGGCGCGCCCCTGTGA
- the map gene encoding type I methionyl aminopeptidase: MIKGPEALRKLAESGRLLASVFRHLDTYDLAGLSTLRVNDIVEAFIVNDLHARPASKGQYGYAYALNASRNEVVCHGVPSASDVLRSGDIVNFDITLEKDGFIADSSKTYLIGEVAPSARRLVRVAYESLWKGIQAVRPGARLGDIGHAIARHAREHGCSVVEDYCGHGIGQKMHEPPEVLHWGRPGTGLPLREGMVFTIEPMINQGHRSVRTQADGWTVVTCDGAWSAQFEHTIAVTRQGARVLTLRPGEAWDR; encoded by the coding sequence GTGATCAAGGGGCCGGAGGCGCTCCGGAAGCTGGCCGAGTCGGGCCGGCTGCTGGCATCCGTCTTCAGGCACCTGGACACCTACGACCTAGCCGGCCTGTCGACCCTGCGCGTCAACGATATCGTTGAAGCCTTCATCGTGAACGACCTCCACGCCCGTCCCGCCAGCAAGGGCCAGTACGGCTACGCCTACGCGCTGAACGCCTCCCGCAACGAGGTGGTCTGCCACGGGGTGCCCTCCGCGTCGGACGTGCTCCGGAGCGGGGATATCGTGAATTTCGACATCACCCTGGAAAAGGACGGGTTCATCGCGGATTCCAGCAAGACCTACCTGATCGGCGAGGTCGCGCCCTCCGCCCGGCGGCTGGTCCGGGTCGCTTATGAATCCCTTTGGAAAGGCATCCAGGCCGTTCGCCCTGGCGCGCGCCTCGGCGACATCGGCCATGCCATCGCCCGCCATGCCCGGGAGCACGGGTGCTCCGTGGTGGAGGACTATTGCGGGCACGGGATCGGCCAGAAGATGCACGAACCCCCCGAGGTCCTGCACTGGGGCCGGCCCGGGACCGGGCTCCCGCTGAGGGAGGGCATGGTGTTCACGATCGAGCCCATGATCAACCAGGGCCATCGTTCGGTCCGGACCCAGGCGGATGGCTGGACCGTGGTGACCTGCGACGGCGCCTGGTCGGCCCAGTTCGAGCACACGATCGCCGTGACCCGGCAGGGGGCCCGGGTCCTGACGCTCCGCCCCGGCGAGGCCTGGGACCGCTGA